GATCACCAGAAAAGCCAAGGACTCAGGGATTTTTTAGACATGTTAAAAAATTCCTCTGCATGAGAGTCACAATCTCTCACACACCATATGTATCACACATGTATGCCACTGCTACAGAATCAACACAATTGCAACTGAAATATCGCAGCAATGACTCAATAATAACTTTACTTAATTTTACACTATGCTATGCTGTCtgcactgatgctgtctcctTGGCATGCCAGATGCATAAAACTGAAAGCAAAACTAAGGGCTTGACTTACTTTGCAATTAATTTAGCAAATAATTATCTGACCACATGGGGGCACTCATATAGCATTGAAATTTCATCCCCAAAGGGTCAGGTGATCcttaaatataaaagaaaatttaaatgaaaacataacattGCGGCAAAAGTATGGTACCCCCTCCAGATgcagcagaacactgtgaattccacACTCTTGATCCCAATAGACACACACTAATCAAACAAAAGTGACAAACCCACTTCAAAAAGGTGACAAAAACTTGATGTTGCAAAAAAAATTCTTTAATTTCCTCACGTTTAGATCCACATAGCACTCACAATTCAGCATACCATAGATAGAAAACACTGTGACACCAGTTTTATACCTCCCTCACCATCCTCCTCAATGTCCTTTGTGGCGAGATGAACTCGCTATCCAGGGTTGTTTGTCACCTTTCCTGTTGTTTCCGACTTTGAAATTATTGCTCTGGCTAGAGATATGAGCAAATATGGGTAAATAGCTATTTTCTTGAAGACTTTTCATGCTTTATGAATATCAGCAAACATCCTTACTTGAATGGCCTGTTCTTGTGTCTAGCCCATCTCAAAGAGTCTCTGAGAGAAATGTCACCATGTAGCATAACAGTTATACATAAAGTTGTGGGTTAATAATTTAAAGTTCTTAGACTCTCTGATCAATTAGTAtagtataaataaatgtttcagttacATGTATTTTGTATAGAATAGTGTGGGTACCAATAATTGTAATGCTTTCTTTTGATTACtttttttgatttgattttttcaCACTGAATAAAAGTGAgaaattaaaagcatttttctgaaattttcagtgtgagattgtCTTACTGCGATATAGATGAATTTACTTTAAGactatttacacatctttaccaggggacAACATTTAAAGGTTGGAGCTGTACACTAAGCCATACCCTCACCTGATAGCACAGTACAAATAGCTGCGAAGGCATTGATTTTTAGTGCGTGCATCTCTTTATGGGAGCACATGACTTCCAGGCACATCAGTAAGAAGCCCATCCCCAGCAGGCCAATATATGTAAACTCAGAAATAACCGACAGCCAAAGCACACCTGCAACATGTGGGGACATATGCCATCATTGTAAAGGagcattaaataaaacagtggATATTACATGAAATAAATTTCTATAACACAGCTCACCTTGTGTTTCCCCTGGAGTTAAGTCGATGAAGCTGCGACATACCTCCCCTGCCAACAACACATACAGATTTAGATGTAAGACATAAAGATCTTTAACAGCTAACATACCCACTTAGCTATACAGGAAGACCTAATATGACTGGGTCAAAGTGGTCTCACCATCATTCTGCTTCTCACAGCTTTCCCAGAAGCCGGTATGGAAGTATCTGAAGGCAAACTTGTCCTCCCCTGTCTCCCAGATGTAGTGTACAGCATTAGCCAGCTGCCTTTGTCTGATCTTGTCCAGCTCTTCTCTTCTGGCTGGAGACAGTGTGTGGTTGAAAGGGTTTTGTGTGGGGCTCTCTGTGTGACAGGAAACAAGTGAAGCTTTTTAGGCTtatttttgcatcttgttaGCAGATATAATATTTTTACAGCTCATAGAAGATCGAACTCCAACCCTTTCTAACTTTTTTGATGTGTGTCAGCAAGCAGGTGCACAGTAAAATTAAAGTCATGTTATCTTTACTGTACTTTAAAATTGGacaattaaaaagcaaaaattggGGAAAGTTTAACTGATGGATACAAATTGACATTGTGCTATAGAAATCAACAGattcatccatctgtccatcgtCTTCCTTTTGCCCGAAAGGGGAAACCCAGACGCTTCTCTCCTCAGTGACACACTCTCAAGGGAAATCTGGCAAATCAAACCTAATAGGACATTCCCAGAAAACCTCCAGCAGGAGTTCCCtaggaggcatcctgatcatTACAGCAGCTGAGGCcacagtccatccatccatttcaaACTCCATCCTATcgtcactcatgaacaagacacaAGGATACTTGAACGTCTTTGATTGAGACAGAGACTGACCTCCAATCCAGAGGGAGCAGTTCACATTTTTGTAGTTAAGACCCTTGGCCTCTGACTTAGAGGACTCACTTTTTTGTGGACCACTCCAGTCCCCACTTAAGGCCTGGGCCTGAGGGCGCCAACAGAACCAAATCATCTGCTAAAAGCAAAGGCAAGACCCTGAGGTTTCCATACCAAGCCCTCCTCTCCAGGAAGACCACAAAGTTGATTGGTATAAAGTCCATTTTGACCATAAGAACAAACTCAGCCTTTTGGCGAGGATGGGGGCACAGctcttgcttttattttatgtccAGGTAGCCCTTAAAAGCATCCCTGGTACCCAAACATACCTCAGCACCCTCAATAAAATACCTCTAGGGACATGGTTGTAAGCCTTCTTAAGATCCACAAAACAACCATAGTTCCACGAAGCCCTCTTAGCAATTCTGACaagacaacacagaaacacctcAAAACATACCAATGGTAACTTATAAAAGCATCACTCTGAATAAAGTCTGGTCAGGGCATTCTTCATCATGCCATGTGCATTTTCTAAAGCAGTTTTCGTAACAGTGTGCGTCAGTAAAAGCAGATCTCTCAATACAAATCAAAAAACTAGTGATCAAAGTAATCTCATTTTGGCTCAAGTTTAATACAAAGATCTGGCAGCAGGCAATATCATCCTGTCCTCAGTGAACAAATAATGGTTTACAAAGCATCATCACACTCCAAAGGTTAATACTAAACCACAATTAACTCCAACCTGGTACTCATCTTCTGAAAAAAGAGATTTCAAACAAGAATAATCACTTTCTacacagggttgatgatctatCCGGATTATTTCTAGGTACAGCTTGTTACGCAGCGGTgggttaaagataaaaaaaactcgTCAAAAACTCATCATCGCTCAATAAGCTGATCTGCAAGTCAAGGTGAGTTTTTGGTCAATTCAGGGTCAGACATTTGTAAAAGATTTTTAGAGGAGCTCATTTACAACAGATAAACAAACGTTAAAGTTTATCATAGTTTTCTGTAGCTTtcaattgaatttgaattattaCTGAAAGAACAATTAGCCAAAGAGATAGGGTCATCTTGGAGTTAACTTGCCCAGGTCCTTTAGCTTGAAGGAAAATTGATGCTCCTTGACAGAAAGAAGTTGGTTGAGGTGGTTCTGATCAGGATCATTCCAGGACAcctccatttcttttttttttgtcggcTGCATATGTCTGGGGCAAACTGAGAATCTGCTGCAGAGACTATATTTCCTTGCTAGCCTAGgaatgccttgggattccccaAAACTAGCTGGAGAGTGTGCTGGGAAGAGAGATGTATGGATCTGTTACCCTCTTGACCTGATCATCcattcatggatggatggacttgtAATGCTAAGAGTAGTAACCCTGGTCACCCATTCACCACATTAGCCGATCTCTTTTCACTCTGCAACTGAAACACGGTTACGTTAGGTGTGATGTCCCTTTAAGGTTCAGGTTGTGACTTCCAAAAGCAAAAATGGCAAAATCAGGGAACAGATTACACAAGAAAAACTACTGGGTTCATGCTGCTGTGAGAGAAGTTGGGTTCTTGTAACCAAACATTAGGTCAAAAAACTGACCAAGTTTGTTTGGTTAGAGGAGAAATAAGAAGTCCCATCATTCTTTAAAGATCGCTGTTTTTAATTATACAAAGACCTGATCAGACTTGACTGAACCTTTTCCACTGGATAAATTAGGAGATGGCTAGATGGAAAAATTATACTGTATATTATCGTTAATGTCAGTGGGTTGTGTTAATGTCTTTAATTCACACTAGAAAATGAGTATGTTCACTTAAGACATTAGATTTTATCTGCTTTTAGTGAGTGTAAGCTAGCTCCAGCTCTCTTTAACATTCACACTTCAACCAAATAACATAAAGTCATTAATTAGCTCTAGCTTTAGCTTTGAGTTATATGCTGAGTATAAATTTtgttcaaaatgattaaagagtGTAAAATTTATAGAAAAAAATTCAATTGTCAATAAAAGTCTTATTAGCTGTTTTGAGGTTGTTGGGTTTGTTTTGTATCTGACAATTTTTAAACATACTAAtaagataaataattttaaaccaaataatattcctttAGTAATCCTGGGTATGGGTTATTCTTTTTAACCTGAACATGTTAGGTATTAGTCAATTTAACTAATTATTTTGGGTTAAAACCTAAATATGCTCAGTGAAGTCCATAATCCAACCCAGATGTGGTTAATCAACCCATACCTGGACTGGTCTATATTTGAGTGTTCGTttggcaaaaaataaacatattgcgTTGTTTTAACCCAGCAGTTTTTGGATTTCGCACCGGTCACtggaatattttagtttttaaaagtgtaaacaGCATTTCAATCtttcaaatgattttaaagTGCAACAAATGCCCAGTACCTAAAACAGCATCACAACATCTGCTGATCTTCAGTATAAAGAATTCCTTTCTGCTAAAGGCAAAGTGTGACATGTCTGTTAACATGTCTCAACATAATGTGGGATTACTCACCTGGGAAACATTTGCCTCTTTACATAATACAGTTACCTCTCTGTAAGGctttatgatttttttctctATGCAAACAAGGAGGACTATTTTTAAAGCTTCAAATTACTAGTTGGAAGCATACTTCTCATTATGTACCATGTTAAAACttgaacatatttattttcaagGTCCAGCCATATGTTTACATAGATCATCAAGAATGTCatgatatttttttcattttatttctgctaTTTAATAATTGGGTAAAAAAAGTTAAGATTTATTGTGAAATATCTCTAATGCACACAGGGACCAAATTATACATACGGGCTCAGATATAAAGGCTACACATACCCCCActaatatttagttaaatgtcCCATAGCAAGTAGCAAGAATTGAGGTTGGGGCTTTGGGAAAGCCAATCAGCAACCTCAGCCATTTCAAAATACTGTTTTGATGcttgtttgggatcattgttccGTTGGATCATCCGATTCTTACTAAGTTTTAACAATCCGACCCAAACTGTGACATTAGGATAAAAGAAAATGGGTTGTAATGTTCAGGATCAACCCAGGAACTAAAAGGACTCCTGCTGATCAAACCCTGGAGGCATATTTTACACAATAAGGAAAGAAGCACTAGTTTAAAAACCAACTCCTTAGCGCTTGATTGAAACTTACCCACAGGAACGACCCAAATGCTTTCTAGATTAAAGCTTCACAGTCAGATGAGATAAAGATTGATGTCTTTGACAAGAAGTAAGTTTGGAGAGATCAAGATGAGGCTTTAAAACCCAAGAACACTGAACAGACTGTCAAGCATGATGGTGGTACTATCATGATGAGGGTCTGTTTAATAGTCAGTGGTCCTGAGGCATTGCAAAAAGTGGGTGGAATAATGAAGATGGAATAGTTTTTACGTCTGTCTTATTGCCTATGTATTTTAATAGGAAAGTATGCAACAGTCAcaaagttttttgtttaaacctttgttaaaaactgctaaaagaaaacagattagCACATATATCTGTGTCTGGATAAATCATAGCTGCAGAACACATTACATTtaacaacacaataaaattaaatgtgaaGCATCTCTGTACCTGTTGTGTAAGGCTCACTGTTGTTCTGACCACAGTTCTTCATTTTGACAGGTGACAGGCAGAGAGGCTTGACCACCTTGTGAGTGCCCTCACACCAGTAGGAGGTGCAGAGAGCCAGGATGGAGAGGGTCAGAGCCAAAGAGGTCAATGTCAGGGAGAGCATGGATCGAGAGCGGCGAGACAGATGCTCGAGCATGGCCACGAAACGGAGGAGGAAGGCTGGGGTGGTGGGACAATGGAAAGTGGACACACACAGGGATTTAAGGTAAGCAGGAGAGAAGAAATAACCGGAGCAACAAATCGTTTGGACAAGTTGGTCAGATGCTTTGGTATGGATTTTAAGGCTTTATGTGCTAGTTTTACACGGGAAGCAATGATAAATCTGATGTAATAGGTGAATAAACACACCCAACAGAGCTAGGTAGTAACATCTAcgattttaaaacagaagatgaAGATAAAAACGTAGGTGGCAGCTGGAGAAGATGCTCTGAGGGTGATGCATAtgtaaaagacagtttttttttggggggggggactGATATGTCCAAAAATCCCCTGACCTTAAAATCTGTCTGTGCTGGTATTAAATCAGTGACTGGGCAGCATCAGAAAGGCAAAGGGGTATTTAATATTATGCAATACATTCTGCTAACTAAGTAGGCTGCTTTATCGGTCAAGAAACCTAAACACCATATGGCAACATCTATCCTTGATGAATGCTCTTTCAGGCACTATCTCAGCTCAAATCTCCTTTACTGGTTTAAAGGAAGGTTTTACAAAGTCACTTGACCCTCACTAATGTCATTATGCCTCCTGAGGTGGCTCCAGCTGGACTTTTTGGACCAGACACCAGGGAcacataataaaatatattttttatgtgacTATGTACAAGCCACAGATTTAAATGCCTTTTTCCCCTGATAATCCCTGAAAATCTGCTTTAATCTCTCTGTGTTAGTTGTATTTTAGTGTGAGGTACAGTTTGACCACGTTGTCTTTCAAGCAGGGCCTCCCTGTCAACCCACAGCCCCTGAAAGGgaagaaaatagtaaaaaagGGTTTAATTTAGCAGCATTAATTGACCCAAATCTCATTATGCTGTCTGAAAATACAGTCCAGGATGTGTAGTGAGACACTTAGCAACTATTAATGCAATATTTACAGTACCTTGCTAAATATTCATATTCTTTGAGCATTTCccctttttgtcacataacatcGGTTTAATagattttactgggattttatgtgatataatAACACAACATAGTTGTAAATTGTAAttgtaaaaggaaaacaatgacATTCAAATATAAttggtaaataaaaatctgaaatctgtGCATATTTAGCCCCCCTAACTCTGACAACcagaactctggaggagcagcagagatcacCAGCCCAGGTGGAAGAATTTGCTGACAGGTGAACTATAAgtcatgcacttcacaaatctggcatCTATGGAAGCGTGGCAATATTGTTGAAAGCTCTGACAATTCGCCACTGcggtttaccacaagccatgcaAGCGGCACAGGAAACATGGAagtaggtgctctggtcagatgagacatgcaaaacactacaaGTGGAGGTAAGCTaacaccctgaaaacaccatctgtACTATAAAACATgtcagtggcagcatcatgctgtggggatgctgttcGTCAGGACGGTcagtgaagctggtcagagttgatgagaaaaaGCGAAATACGGGGCAGTTCTGGAAGACCTATCAATGACcgcaaaagacttaagactggggcagaggttaaTCTACCAGCCGGACAACTCTGAACAAACAGTCCAACCAGAGCTggaatggaatggtttagatcacagcATTTTGGCTCAGGCAACagtcagacctaaatccagctgAGAATCTGGGACAAGgcttgaaaactgctgttcacatcCAATCTAGCTTGATGTATTTTACAAAGAGTAGAAGGCAAAAGAACTGTCTCTAGCtgtgcaaagctagtagagatACACCACTAAGGACTTGATGCTGTGTtgtacattttccttccacttcacagttatgcactactttgtgtttgtcacaaTGAAATCTGCAGAGGTTTGTGGCTGTTACATGACAAAAGGTGAGAACGTTCTATTGGTATTAGGATGAAGGAGTCTGATaccagacattttaaaaagggaATATCATCATACTGAGACAACTGAAAAACTATGTGCAAGTGGAGAAGTGATGCTTTTATAGAGGCTAACTTTAACAATAAGATTTGAGTTGGTGATTAACTTTATAAATCACAacttaaatcataaaaaaaatgatCTTTACTtccattattttaaattcttgcaAATTGGTGAGCTTTTTCGGTCTCCAAAAAATAATTtgcttttgtttctaaaaaattAAGCATTCAGTTTATACACAGTTTTATTGCCACTGTTTCCCATCATTAAAATAATCCTTTTTAGGCAAGATTTGTGAGAAACATCAGCAGAGATGATTGATTATCTTGTTAAAATATCATCAAATGTCTGCCAAATTGCATGCAGTTTGTCAGTGAAGCAATGCTGTGAATTTTTGAGAAATCTCCTTCCAATAAGTGTAACCAATGTCTAGTTTTACGATTGTATGCATCTGTTTCACCAGTCTTATAGTTTGCATGCAATAttcagaccccccccccccccccccccaaaaaaaaaagacgcaGCCTATTTCATACTCTATGTATTTTTGAAAGATGTGTTAATTGTACCTACCCAAATTCTTTTTGACTACTTGATGCAAAAATCTCggcttaaaaaagaaaaatcttaatCCGTCACTTCTTGGAGTCTTCTCGTTAAAGAGTTTTTGATCAAAAAAGCTCCTTAGGAATTTCAACTTAAATCCTCCATCGTGAACAGCCTCTGTAACACTCTTCATTCATCGCCTCAGTTATTTTCCCTTTTGGACGACCATCAGTGGTCCCTACATCCCCAGCTTCCCTCTCCTCCCCTTTTAAGCCTCCTGTCAAAGGGGATAGACAGAGATGCAAACTGGTGGAGAGACAGAGCATCTGCCTCCAAGCCAATCTACTCTCTTTCTCATCTTTCTTGGGAATTTGTCACATACGCATCCTGACTCATATAATCCCTCCACGTCCATCTGTTGCTGTGGTGCCCCCTCTCTTCATGTCGGTCCAATTTCAGAGGTGCTTCCATTTGAACATGAAACACAGAATGCAGTTTGCAAATGACTTCATttaatggggaaaaaaagctatcAAGAGCCATCACGCCCTATGGGAAAATGTAATTGCCTCCTAAATCCAACAACTGGTTATACTATCTAGTGCTTGCAGTAAATGGTATTGGGTCTTTTACATCATCATTTTGGCCCACACTTCTCTGTGTCAGAATGGTTCTCACTTAGCCACAGTGGAGTTGTTTTCAAGCATGTTCTCTGTCAGTCTACCTCAGggtagctgtggctacaatgtagcctaccactgtcagtgtgtgttaAAGGGTATAAGTCCAGACGTTTACTAGGCCCCTCTAAAACCCTTTTTCCTGTTTGAGCATTTCAaaagtggacttgctggtggCTTTCAGGATATTACCCTGCTGCATCACCCAAGTGGACttcagcttaaggtcacaaacctcttcaggattttctgctagagaccAGAAGTCATGGTTTCATCAATTATGGCTGGCCATCCAGGTTCTAAAGTAGCAAAGCAAATACAGACCATCACTCTACCAAAACTATGTTTGACTgttattctttttctgaaatgctgattTAGTTTCACGGGATAATCACCCTCCAAATGGTTCAACctttgtcttgtcagtccacaCAGTATTTTCTCAAAAGCTGTGGGGTTCATCAAATGCTTTTTTGCAAATGTAAGACAGGCCTTTATCCTCTCTTTGTCAGAGATTTTGGCCCTGGACCTCTCCTATGGATGGCATATTTGCCCAAGCTCTTTTTCATTAAATCATAAACTTTGACCTTAACTAAGACAAGTGGACCCTGCAGTGCTTCAGATGTTGCTCTGGGTTCTCTGCTGGTATAATGGCTCTCTCTGTGGTTCACTTTAGTCCCaaaaccttagaaatggctATATAACAATTTCCTGACTGATAGATGGAAATTACTAATATGGGTTGCAaggaatttctttagattaggGCATGATCTGTTGCTTCTGATAATATTTAGTCTACTTCAAGTTGTCAAACAGGTTCTATTTGAGTGATCACCTCATTCTTTAGGTCTGGCAGTAACCAGATCTGGGAAACTGAACccagttttcaaaaataaaaaatgtggtcAATCACAGTTGATTCATGACTTATCTCAGGAGGTAATTATATTGTTTTCCAttttggtttggatagtttccattgtttttgataatctgaaacatttaagtgtgacaataaagcaaaagtctagaaaaatgtttacaatGATTTATTTACAGCATATGTACATACAAACTTGAAGACAGtaaatacagaaaacatttttttgtttaaggAATTAATTGAACATCACACAAAGCAGCTAACCCCAGGCTTGAGATTTACAATAATGCAGAACAAGCTTCCCATCGCTGGCGAAACACTGGAAGAGACACAGGAaaagacaaaagcaaaataaaattaatgacaggaaatcttaaagaaaaaaaaaaacactatgttgatgaaaatgtaaagaaCATCTGAGAAAAAAAGAATGTGTAGAAGCTGAAAGGGACATCAAGTGTCCTCTTGTGTTTTGGACTTGAGTCCTTCACCATCACCTTCTGCAGCACAACCGAGAGAATTTAAAGTGCCTGCGACAtcgaattttcatgataaatccatttatatttattatgaaAAGGAAACActgatgaaatattttaaagtaaataatgCCACTGAAATGAGATATGTGGTCATAAATTCCAAATTACTCCTTTGCAATTATgttgcgctcttttatgacgtcAGAGGGGAACCCCGcatgtaaactgactgctgctacaatggccagcaacacacacagcagcaaataatttgatgtttctttagatatatttcagtcactatcacaaagagacgcagcagagtcagaagaaaaggaaagtcagctgtcatcagatggGTATGTTGTGATGTGCGGACATCTAATTCGACCAGAGTCTATTTTTACCGGATGCCGGAGCACAGCCGGAGTaaatatgcatgaatcataccacACCACCAGGAAGCAGAACGAGcacaacatctggattttcaaaacaattcactaaagacagactagatctcgctatattaataaatacacacatatatttatttatttatttatacacaaGTACATATTAGCAGTTAACATcagatcaattagatcagttactgggttaattaaggtattataaaccaaacaagtaaatattaaatgtaccaaattaagcaacaaatgtAGCTTCGCTGCACTCAGTGTATtcacccattgtagaacaaaacacatgaaaatatctggatgcataaaacaaaaataacgcTGTTTAACgtccacagaatgagttgttttggacttattACAGCATTTATCACCGGCTTTTATTGCCCGATCGTTCTTGGAGTTCCTTCGGGCTTCGCAGCAGACCTGACCGGAGCAGATATAGTGTAAATCCAGGTTTACGGTAATTATTGAAACAACTGGAGGCaaagtgagcagcatggagcagtagcagcagacacgagggatgattcaagatctgaagacacttcCTGGTGTCATTTTTTTGTATCTGTATCTGTAGagaaccatttatttaaatatatcgtaTACACgcttaatttatcttatttttattattaataataataatctgaaattattattattaataataaaaattatgtaCTTTTGCAACAGATAAGTACCCgctgagccttgatccgtttagcaacagcagcaacaaccttttcccatcagatgctccGAACAGCGTGGCTATaggctctgcttcagcattctccttcgtctgtcagatatcccgacctctgacatcatttctcttCTGAATTaagaggtttcttgttcgaagcagtttgctgagaagtcctccgatcacaactggctgtgcttgatgggaccagcccatctgtccctcgtcagttttccagctctgatccaggcagctctgatcctcttcgcttcaggaaagtagtgcagactaacagCTGTATTGTGTTGTAAGTGTattgtttcaccatattaacgttGTTTTAAGGCAACCTGGCTTCTACCTTAACCTTTTATCATTGACGCTCGCACAATGAATGACCGGAGACTTCCCTTTTGGCATCATTTCTGGGTGACTTTGGACTTACTAAATTTAACATCAAAATATgcctattttgtgtcacaattgtcttttatctcATCTTTTATCCTACtatcatgtcaattactgcccaaaTCCTTCAATATCAAGAtgttttcttccaatttctgcatttgtgaaaAAGACGTGTCACATGCACTTTAAGGCTTTGGTCTATAAAGTTTCCCTCTTCATGAACCCTCTATTGGTCAACTCATGCAAGCTGAGGTAAAAGTCATCCTGTcgatacattttaatattggaGGGTCATAAGATCCTTCTCAGGAAGTATAGATTTGATTCATATTTGAAGCTCCAAAAACTTTTTTCTGTCACTGTCTGtctgtgaagtttttttttatataaataggacaaaacaaatcttttgagatactgtttgtgtttacatGTGGTACTGTTCTTTAGAAACAGAATAAAGAATTCAACTgtatttaatgactttgcaaTCTTTTAAGAATAAACGTTTTTATAAGAACATACTATGgtttaaagttaaagaaaaaagcCAATTTTAACACTAAAAATAGCAGAATTATAAAGCATTATAACAGTTTGTAAACTTACATCAAAGAGGACCCCCACTTCTTGATCTGGTGATGGTGCAAATGACTGATGAACATAGATGAACTGAAAAATACAGCAAACGGCCTCAGTGAGAACTTTACAGAGCAGAGGtggtcagtttgtttgtttttatactcCAGACATTTTATGGAAAACTCATCCTCACCAGTTGTTCATTAGCATCGAGTTTGAGGAAGCGAGAGATGAACTGAGCCAGGGACTGCACCGTCCTCCCCCTGTCCACAGcccatttctttgttttcattataGGAGTGTCTCCCACAGCCTTCAGCAGCACATCAACTGtaaaagaagaaggaaaaaaacactaaaactgaAAGCAGTTCCTGTTGCAGTCTAACCAGGACAAATCTGAACTAAAATGGCTGAATTTATGACAGTTCCTGTAAAAAGCACCGACAGGTTTTGATTACATTAGAGGAAAATAAGAATCCAACAGAATACTATGGAGTACCATGAGAGTTTGTCTTGGCTGTAGGACCTACAGAAATATGCtatcctttgtttttttatgcacaCATTAAACATTATAAGCTATAACTGCTTTGGTGCCATAATAACCCcataattaatttaaatgtcCTGTagaatataggaatgttaataAGTCTGCTTTATCCATGTTTGTGATGTCTTTCACGAAACCCCACTTAATACAATTACCATTACTAACTACTACAAACAGTTTCTTGCACTTGCTGGAAATCTCTCTAAGCTGACCAAATAATGTTCAATCCTGCCCTTGAACATATTGGTTTTCCCTAATGCAAGCAAAGCACTCAACAGACTCTAGCATGCTAGAGTCTGAGTATTCCTACCAATACATGTGTAGTAGGAATTTCTAAAG
This genomic stretch from Girardinichthys multiradiatus isolate DD_20200921_A chromosome 3, DD_fGirMul_XY1, whole genome shotgun sequence harbors:
- the si:ch211-149k23.9 gene encoding germ cell-specific gene 1-like protein isoform X1, which produces MKSVTEAVHDGGFKLKFLRSFFDQKLFNEKTPRSDGLRFFFFKPRFLHQVVKKNLAFLLRFVAMLEHLSRRSRSMLSLTLTSLALTLSILALCTSYWCEGTHKVVKPLCLSPVKMKNCGQNNSEPYTTESPTQNPFNHTLSPARREELDKIRQRQLANAVHYIWETGEDKFAFRYFHTGFWESCEKQNDGEVCRSFIDLTPGETQGVLWLSVISEFTYIGLLGMGFLLMCLEVMCSHKEMHALKINAFAAICTVLSGLLGMVAHMMFTTVFQMTVIVGPKDWRPQSWDYGWSFALAWVSFSCCMGAAVVTLNSYTKTIIEIRRRQRLRLDEARAAAQAPSYDEVVRGAGLYSVSGLLHCQDGMIDVAWAPNGRMVGNGDVPTLVLVGGCGPEGCEDCERERDEMEVAMDRIDSPC
- the si:ch211-149k23.9 gene encoding germ cell-specific gene 1-like protein isoform X2 — encoded protein: MLEHLSRRSRSMLSLTLTSLALTLSILALCTSYWCEGTHKVVKPLCLSPVKMKNCGQNNSEPYTTESPTQNPFNHTLSPARREELDKIRQRQLANAVHYIWETGEDKFAFRYFHTGFWESCEKQNDGEVCRSFIDLTPGETQGVLWLSVISEFTYIGLLGMGFLLMCLEVMCSHKEMHALKINAFAAICTVLSGLLGMVAHMMFTTVFQMTVIVGPKDWRPQSWDYGWSFALAWVSFSCCMGAAVVTLNSYTKTIIEIRRRQRLRLDEARAAAQAPSYDEVVRGAGLYSVSGLLHCQDGMIDVAWAPNGRMVGNGDVPTLVLVGGCGPEGCEDCERERDEMEVAMDRIDSPC
- the atg12 gene encoding ubiquitin-like protein ATG12 isoform X2; translated protein: MAAIFCLANKLDVLLKAVGDTPIMKTKKWAVDRGRTVQSLAQFISRFLKLDANEQLFIYVHQSFAPSPDQEVGVLFDCFASDGKLVLHYCKSQAWG
- the atg12 gene encoding ubiquitin-like protein ATG12 isoform X1, yielding MSDNAESPTETQKEELQSPSENSATSEEKKKIDVLLKAVGDTPIMKTKKWAVDRGRTVQSLAQFISRFLKLDANEQLFIYVHQSFAPSPDQEVGVLFDCFASDGKLVLHYCKSQAWG